The following DNA comes from Macrobrachium rosenbergii isolate ZJJX-2024 chromosome 5, ASM4041242v1, whole genome shotgun sequence.
caAACAATTCTCAATTACTGTAACATTTGATCAGTAGAGTCCATGCTACAGTCGATCCCTGGTATTTGCAGGGGGTGAGTGCCACTAGCCCACACAAATAGCtcaaatccatgaatacttaaaacccctctaaaaatgcttaactgcctattttgatagtacaaaacaccaaaaaaccctctgaaaataattatacctgaatattttaatagttttatcataaaaagtgcagtcacaaaaatgatatgaaaatacagtaatttgagaatatttctctatgaaaatacAGCTAATTTGCTGTGAATAATgtacatatgttccacagagaaatccgcgaatccaGAACTGCAAAaaggtgggggtccactgtatatatttactatgtTAGCATGTAATAATCTCAGTAAGCTATAAACATGgatgaataaaactaaaacatatttACTCACCTTATGGCAGCCTGCAATCTTGTTAGGCCTTCCTTATTAGCAAAGTCCACAAGGGAAAGTTTTTCTAAATGCTGAACCAGTTCCATATCGATATTTACACCAGATACAATGTCATGGCTAACGTCTGAATCCAATGGCTGCTGTGGGACTTTTGAGTGTTtacctgaaaaatattttaatacttagtgaataatgtacagaaataaattatgtttgatACAGAGAATAATGTAGGCAAAGACTTATGCAAAATAGCCTAGAATTATCTGTACACATCAAGACAGTTTTCTaagattttaaatttcaaagatgTGAATCTCATATCTTTACTTGTGCCTACATGCCATGTACCATTTACAGGTAAACACAGCCAAAAAGCTGCTTAAACTTGCTAAGCAAGGGTTAGCAACAAGACCTCCTGGGTGCCTTACAAGCACACATTTCTTGACTTTGCAAACAAGATGTGCACCAATCAGAGGAGCTAGGAAGAAAGCAtgccaagtaaaaataaaattttgtaatgtttgtagaaaaaactCATCTTAAATTTTATTCAGGAGAGTTATAAAACACCTTCTAGATGTCTGCAACCTCCAGAGACCTTTATCTTCTAGACAAGACTGGTTGAAGTGATTGTTTCCTCTTGTTCAGCACTAGGATTGTGATACAGACCGACACTAAAAGGTGTCCTGTTTAGCTACCTTCCATAAGGTTTATATTAATCTTTTCACAGCGTGGGACTGATCTCCTCAGTCATGCTTATTTGGTCCTAGTTAGGAAACTCGTCATTGATATCACATTTCCCTTGCCTCTGGCGGGAACTTTTGTCTATATTCTAGCAACAAATGGCAACTTTTGATCGCCAGCTTACAGGATAACGCACTTAGCCCCATAATACTGATGTCATTGCCGGTGACCAGAACAGGCTCGCAGTGAAAGGGGTTGAGATATCCGTTTCCAAAAAACAGTGCACGCTACTCACTGTACCAAGTATCAACATCACATTCTattgtctttcattctttcattccattcacttTAAAACTAGGAAATGTTCTTCCTGGTAGTATTATTGATGCAAATGTTCATTTGGTGGGTGGTGGTGCAAGGCTATTCTTAGCTGGGGAGTAACTTGCCAGACTAATTCTGTTAATTAATAAGACTCTGACCTCACTCCTCTCCTGTTTTCAGCTTCCTTATTCTCATCCCATCAATATGTGGACGCCATCTTTCTTCTCTCAAAGAACTAATCTGGCTTAAGAATCTGCTGCCATTGTcagtttcagttaatttttgGATCTGATAAAACTGCAAATCAACTCATACAGCCTTAGAAGGAAGGACATTGGAAATACAACTGGAAATTTCAGTACAGTATGTGAAAAACTGCCACTGGAATACAGCAGATTAAAAACGAGGGAGAATATTGTATAAATACTAGGCATTCCTTAATGTAATTACCTGCTGTCTTGCTACTGACTTCCAAAAAACCACTGCCATTTCATGGCAAGAAATTACTGTACACCAATAAACAGAGGCTGTCAATCTTGCAACAAACTGTATCAACACTGGATAAGCAGTTAGTGATAATGTATAGTCAAGGTATATTctaggttttaaattttttcactaaTCCATAGTATTATAGATTACACAACTTATTTAAATACTTTAGTGCTATATtatgaaaaaccaaaaaattacctTTAGAAGTAGTTGAACAAAGTGTAGACTTTGATGTTACGGCACCATGCCGTCTCAATAAATAAAGCAGGTGCCGTGATGTTTGTCGAAGCATCTTATCAGTGTATTATTCAGAATGCCAAATGTTCATCtgaaaaattgaaaactttaGTTACTCTGTATTTTATATGGtaacatacatatttaaaataatgtacagtactcaTTCTTATTAAGTTTTCCAGGTTACCCCAAATGTTTTTGAATTAATGAATTCATTgcaaatatgtactgtatacaggcagtccccagttatcggcaggctcagttatcggcaatccggttttatgggacTTGTCTAGTGgtgaaaatctgcgattttcagtgccaaaaattgCACTTTTCTGCTTACTGGTGCTGATGATcaggtattggcactgatacatacctaacaaaaGTGCCGATCTCCAGTTCTCGGTGCCGacaagcgccgattttcggttattagCGATTTTagcttatcgtcacgctgtcagaacagaacccctactgataaccggggactgcctgtatgctcAAAAACCCTACATCTGGCAAGCCTGAGCCCAATCAtaaacaattaatataaatattatgataaatacagtaaatgtacGACACATTTCCCTGGAACCATAAACTCTTGgaaatacaatatacattatCAGTATTCTATGAATAGGTGTATATTTGAGAAATTAACAATTATTGCTGTAGCAAACAGTAACAGTAAATACTGTTAGGTAGGTTAATTATTCTACTGGTAACTCAGTATAAGCCTTACTCTATAGGCTAAACATACTGCATATTAGGGAAGGCTCACAAAGCTGGGCTAGTCTAAATAAGCTGTGGGCTGAATGAATTCAGAAGGGACACATATTATTCGCCTGGAAATACATCCCAGGAAGGTTATGGGGTCTGGGAACAACGCTCCCACTTCGGTTCAGGTAAGGTTAGTTCTTGGCATACTGCTTGGTTTCTCCAGCAAAGGTACTcgctccccacccccaccccatttcaTCACTGTTCTTTCTCCCAAATGCAGTTAATCCTATGAAAACAGTAAAGTACTCACAAGGTGTGAGTACCCTAACAAAGTCTTAGCAAGGCTAGTAGGCTCCTGGGGTCtcaaaaatcaaaactacaaTAACACCATACCCTACAAGCAAGGGCATAGTAGCCTAGACTAATatctttttaccattttagtcAATTAGGCTAAACCTCCAGCCTAAAAGAGGATACGTTACTTACAAGTAGCATACTGTAAAACATGGCAATGTAGTGCTATGATAGGCCAACCTTCTGTTAGCCTATGGTAACCAAAACAGTTAATCATGAAAGTTGGCTAGCCTAGCTTATACTACTTTCTAGGGATGTGATCAGAATTTGGCTACAGCTGTTATCTACCATCACCTAAAATTTCCTGCTCTTTAACCATATAGTAATACCAAAATCACTGTGAATGTTCTTAATTGTTTGTAGGCTATTTCCTTGTTTCTAGGCGGCTGAGATGTTGGCACAACATGGTGTCATGAAGTgagttattttattgttttaaacaatacAATTTTTGGGTCTTTTTACGTAATTCTAACAAACTGATATCAACTTATGCCATAAATGCTTGGTTTAGGTAAGTTAGCTTATGACAtagcatcctaggttaggttaggttgctcTAATAACctgttttctattcatttttgttCTCAAACCCTGCCCAAAAACCCATTTCAAACTAGCCCATGGGCCCTCATTAACATCGGATATTAGGTGCAGGTTAAAAGACATTTACTGAGAGGGTGCACAGTGGGGAAACAACTACTGTACGCCTAGTAGGCATTTCAGAAGGAATATAACCTAACCAGAgttaccttacctaacctaaccttagatGCCGTGTTGTTAACCTTGTCGGGGGGGCTTCGTCCCCTCACAGAGCTCCCTCCAAGAAAGTCTTGACCCTCACTCTGGATTCTGTCCACGACCtgacctaacctatcctaactgACGAAGGAAGACCTAGTCTAGTTTAGCCTGCTGGTGGTGCGGTTGTAGGCTAGTAAGCTAACACGAGGTCCTAAGGTTAGATTAACATAACTAGAACGAAACTAGAAAAGGCATTATTTTCTAGAAACTCGTGACTGACACCGGTTCAAACCTCAGTCAATCGCAGGCAGACTGGCCCACGTTCTCGCTCGGTACGCCTCAGACTACCGTAGCCATTATCCCAGCATTACTGAagtcctttaaaatatatatttagttgataaCGCCAAATACCCTAAACGATATCAGGtcctttatattttaatttttccgcTTACCATCACTTACAGTTAATAAAATCGGTTCATATCGACCACCGCGGTAGATGCAGCTCTCGTGTCCTAAGatcaaaatggaagaagaagagtgacgTAAACAAAAACTTCTTCAACAATTTAAGAACCTGGTTTTTACAGCTACTAAAAAATAGACTacttagattcagccagccttgtgctggcacgggctttTGCTCTTCAGCAACTCGTAACAAAAGAGTTGGTTGACTTTGCACTACTTCATTAACAGTAAACTGTGAGACTAGACTCTTAGCACTACTTCATTTTAACTGTAAACTGCATAAGGGGAAGTCGCttcaaaatcaagtaaaataataagaacacgttaattttcagtaacaaaaattaagTAAGGTAGTAGCACTGATTGTTAGGAAGGTGTTGGACAGTTGCATGAGATATAAAGGGTACAATATTGACGTGCTtgtgtgtaaagaattatctttaAGTGGCATCGGTTACAGGAAAGAGTAATGAATATGGTATAGACACATATTCGGAATTGGGAAGTATTAGATTGGCCTCAAAGTCAAAATCTTATGAGAGAAAGAATCTTCGGataacaagtgaaatcattatcaGATAAGAGAGGgaatcatatatgaaatataaagtaaacTAGAAAAATTAGTGTGGACATGACGCAGTCATGTTCATTTAAGAATTAAAAGGTTTGCATCCAGCTATAGCACTAGGTTGATGAAGCGGAAACcagttactattactactaagacaaattccttttctttggacctgGGTGTAAAGCATGacgtatttcattttcatattgccGATCATTAACATATTTTACGTTCTGTCTGAAAGATGACACCTTATCATTCAGTAACAGACGATTTTTCATAATCAAATAACGATGCAGTCACCGAAGTGCATATGCATTTTGGAAATAATTAAcgtggttatttttatttttataaataacataacaCAGACGGAGTGAGAATTTAGAGGTAAGAGTGTTAAGACAAGCGATCGAGTCTGACAAGGACAAAGCAAGGAGAGCATATTGGGAGAAAATGGGCTGAGGTCCGACATGAAGGAATATATGAGGCTTGTGGGAAATTCCAGGATGGGTTCATGAAGTCGGCAGGAAGTGTTGTGGGTTTAGGAAGAATGAGTAAAAACTGTTAGTTGGGGATGAAGAAAccattttaagtctttttttcatAAGCTCGTGCATTACTCTATGCCAAATGCTGCACTTCCAGTAATATAATTGCACACTTATCATCATCTGTATTTAGGAGGTCCTTTATCACAGAGCATAATGCCGTTTCAGTTGAGTGATGTTTCATAAAACTGACGGATTTTCAGGTAGGATATTGCACCTTTCAGGATGTTCAGTGAGCTGGTATCCCATGATTTCAGGAATTGTTGCTAGAAATAAGTTTTATATTGGTCGATACTATTCTAAAGTTTGTCTCCaacattcttgaaaaattttgtCTACACTTGCTATTTCCTAACTGGCCGGGTGGTGATATCGTTCTAGAATCCTGTTCGGAATTTTATGATAAATCATAGCAGCTGCATGCAAATTTGTCTCCGTTTTAATGTCCGCAGTGAGAAAAGGCTCATTATTACAATATGCTTTATTTAGCCTTAGTTTTTTTCCGTAGGCTTCCTAACATTCAGCCTTTTGAAAAGTCCtagttttttcgttttctgtaaaagaaagctattgtgccggctttgtccgtccgtccgcactttttcttttcgcccttggatcttaaaaaccactggggctagagggctgcaaattggtatattgatcagccacctccaatcatcaaacataccagatgacagccctctagcctcagtagtttttattttatttaaggtgaaagtcagccataatagtgcttctggcaacgatataggacaggccgccaccgggccgtggtgaaagtttcatgggccacggttcatatagcattataccgagaccaccgaaagataggtctattttcggttgccttgattatacgctgtacagaaagctcgattgcgtcgaacattttttacttgttggtgGTTCTAGGATTAGAGGCATTTCTCTCAGCTTCACTTGGTTGATGGGTTATTAAAGGTTTTGctcttttttgttattagaaattttcagattcattgacttattttcatttccagataggctattttctttcttttaacttaGTAAATCATTGACAAACTGACAAAGCCTTGTCACGTCTTGTTCTGCCTTCTGAATTTCAGTTTCTTTCACAATAATTAGACGAATTACATTCAGagacaaacattttaaaactgtaatttatACTTTCACCAGCATCAACATTATTTATTCTATATGTGTTAGTACACTGAAAAGCTGTTTTGTATATTCTGTAAGTCATATAGTCATGCATTTCCAAATAACTTTAAATGTGATGAATTCTCTGTGCTAAAAATAATCGATTTATGGTACTGTGAGAAGCTACAATCATCATCGACTTGTAGATTTGTCACAAATTCACTTTTACTGCCACTCATGACTAAGCTACAGTAGACCAGATCTTGACATTCACATATTTATCAAACTATGATCATATAAGATGCACATAAAGTCTTTTACTCTTCTGTTTCTATCTGTTTTCAATCTATAATTTCAAATCGCCCCATGAAAGGGCCTGCTTTATTCCATTATCAgatgtattttaaaatattttctgttttatcattCAGTGCTATTTCATCTGTACTAAGGTCTTTATAGCActaaaattcttctctttattttggtAAGATGTCTCTGTCAGTATACGCAGTATCATATTTATTCGTtgatttgctttaaattttctagTTGTTCTGGGAGAATAGCCCCTACTCCCCCACCAGGTGGTTAAGAAGAGGGTAAGGGAAAAAAGGAGGCCtgtaataaagagaaagaggaagaaggttGCATACCATGtactacaacgacaaacatcctgtgcactcttctttacctgacctagctgtttttgctcgcaacTCTACAGTAGGCAGGTTGCTGCCTCTGCAAACCGTGTCGTTTTCTAGAATTAAGCTTGATACTATAACCAGTTtgccaggagttttatcttggctacaactgaaatgtggaatagtttgcgtAGCgcagttgtggaattttctgatcTTCAAATGTTTAAGCGATGAGCAAATTGAGATGGCTTTCTGCTGACATTTCCTGAATTTCAGgggtatcggttttattttctgttccctcataggTATTTATCACCTCCTCCTGTgaattgtctctctcttcaggctgatttccctttagccccctcttgggtttataatagtctgttgactctgtccataaggggtttcagctgaaactttaaagaaagaatgaaaaaataaataaaagatgaccAAGGACTGCCGGGAGAATAAGAAGTGGTTCTACAAGGTAGTAAGTGCAGAgggtaaatgtaatgaataaatggatatcagaataaaagatgcatatGGAGAGATTTTCCCTGAATATTTGGAGTATTTTTCGAATGGGGAAGATAAAGGAGAGGCGGAGCTGAATAACGAAAGAGTGGAATAGGTTAGAGTAAGTCTGGGAATGCTTGTGGAAGCTATGGTTGAAGGTGCAGTGAGAGCTATTAAAAGGGTGGAAAAAAGGAAAGTCATCAGCACTTTATGAGGTTACAAGTGAGACTATGTGGTATGGTGATGAACGTCAAATTAAACGACTGACCAGGGTGTGTAGTGCATTTCTGGATGAGGAAAACGTCCAAGAGAAATGGATGAGAGgataatttgttcttttgtttaaggTAAACATGATAGAGGAGTCTTGAAATTATACCAAGGAAGGTGTGCGGTAGGGTTTTGATCGAAGAGGTAGGATAGATAACAGAAATCTTAAAAGGGAGGAACGCTGGGGCCTTAGATAGGGAAGAGtgtgtgtggatcaagtgtttatcAAACAGTTATGTAAGATGCttgaaagtaaagaagaaaaccTGCATCTTGTTTACATGGACCAAGAGAATGCTTATTATAGAATTGACAGAGAGGCAATATTGAGTGTTGagaatgtatggtatatatatatgtagaggatAAACTTTTGAGAgcaataaaaactgtttttgagTTAGAGTTTCAGATGTGAgagtgagtgactggtttggtgtaaaaatgacTGAACAAGGGTGTGTTATGCCTCCATGGCTGTTTGATATCTCTATGGATGGATTGATATGGAAGGTCAAAGGCAGGGCAGTAGGTGTGAAATGTTGtgataaaaagttgttgttgGATACAATATTGGTTAGGTGTGCAAAGATAGGGAAAGTTGATAGTAAGGGGGGTATAGGTAGGTTAATATTATGAAGTAAATGGGAACCAGGAATGTGGAGCACCAAACGCAATATATTATATGGATGGCGAGACAATGGAGCCAGTAGATTCGTATGAGCAGTTTGGGAGAAAATATTGTCGATGATCGTAGgatgagaaaagaatgaaatcatGAAGTAGATGAAACACGAAAGGTAACAGGATATGTGCAAAAGATTAGTAGAAAACCAGGAATGTCTATGGAAGCCAGTGTTGGAATATGTGagagattgttgaaccaactctcctctatAGGAGCTGAAGTGTTTATATGAAATGCGAATGAAAAAGGAGGTGGaagctgtatatatgtacataaatatatatgtatacatatatttaaatatgtacaatgcatatatatacccattatatatatttagatatataaactgtatatatacatatatttatatatgagtctgtatatatatatgtattagcattaagccattttctctttatgtatgtatgtctgtatgtatgcatgcatataaatgtTGCTTGGCTATATTTTATCTCAGGTATTTTTGGCAAGATCTTGGGATAGTAATTAAGTTGTGCATAACCTGTTTTTACtgtacaaagttctaaaaaatttaattgttctATCTTAAATGTCAGCTCTCAATGCTACACCATCTAAATTTCCCCTCCAAAAGCGGCGAAAGTTGCAAACTCTCTGTTGATCATTCCGAATGCCACTTGTCTTTACAATCACGATTTCTcgacactaaaaataaaacatggaagtAGCATCACTTTTTCTATTGAAGGGGCGCGGCGACCGCCGAATtccgaggaattatcgatttttagttttttacagttttggactggtatatgtctaattAAACACGTCctgaaatattgttaaaaaaaaatgttgtaagtgtgttttttaaaatttttttcaccacatttaccggcatttgagtggtactgagcgaaaaattgtttaaaaaaactggctctttctctcaaaaaatataatatcagaggaaatatgtatcagtgtatctcgatatcgccctatgagcgacattgagcgacaaattgtcgtacaatgtctgtatgacttgccaaatCTGGATaatagaaagtgagaaatttacttcagtatcctactaaaattacccattttctatgataagagctggttcgttctctaaaaaaatatcaaatcaaagtaaatatatatctatgtatctcggaATTTTGAACTCGTCATAGCCGTGTCACAGATGTATACCATGCCGACTAGTGTacagataatattttatatttcttggcgtatttttactgcgtattttcggaaatatgaaattatataagtacgtaacagttccaaacagagcgtcgggtttgACCAGTAAACCATCTCGATTTGAGTGCCGTTCTGGTTTACgcgatatcctagtgctttgtgacgcatttccttttcggattttcttaccgtgtagtgcattcacgtaATGCCGTTGCCATAAGCaagcgtatataggttatgaagaaaatttattttgatagcatatatttttaaaggttatgaagaaaatttaggGCGAGTGTAAAACTATGAGAAAAACCTTTCCTAGagtaccatgtcctggcctaatatcattagggcatttatttttataatttatgaaaaaaattttgcactgatagcatatagcctactctttttttttaaaggtagcaTATACTACTTTTtgtaggttatggagaaaacattaatgcttataactccaagaagactgaaccaaattgtaaattaatttttgagtgaaacttttttttgcatattatttttgaaaagttttaaagttttttcaaatgcataaaagaaaaataaattagtagtcgaatttctaaattttccacggtgaaaattttcattattagctgaagaataagtggtaaaaatttgaagcaaatcccttcattcatgaGGCagctataagcacttactttataatggggccttatgaaGTCAGCGCTCCCCTGAAAGGATCTATGTTCCTAACAGTTGCGTATTCacgtgtttatttttatgtgttattgTGTCAgaagtctttcattcctttatggGAGTGTTTTTACTGACAGTATTATAATCTCATACAGTAAAG
Coding sequences within:
- the GatC gene encoding glutamyl-tRNA(Gln) amidotransferase subunit C, mitochondrial, which produces MLRQTSRHLLYLLRRHGAVTSKSTLCSTTSKGKHSKVPQQPLDSDVSHDIVSGVNIDMELVQHLEKLSLVDFANKEGLTRLQAAISFADQLAQVDTEDVEPMYSVLEDRSLALADDEVLVENMCDDVLGCAKETFEDYFVVPPGNIDYVPEEEYYSKLKDEGDKT